gcccctacacctccttcctctctaccattctgggccccaaacgatccttccaggtgaggcgacacatcACATGTGAGTCTTTTGGGATCAtctagtgctcccagtgtggcctcctgtattgtGAGACCCAATGTGGAGTGGAAGaatgcttcatcgagcacctatgctccatctgccacaaaaagTGGTATCTCCCTCTGTGGccaccatttcaattctacttcccattcccattccgacatgtcagtccatggcctcctctactgcaacAATGaagcttggaggagcaacaattTGTATTccgtttaggtagcctccaacctgctgacATGAgcttcgatttctcaaacttccagtaattgcaccctcctcctcctccttcaccattccccattcccgttttccccccctcaccttatctccttacctgcccattacctccctctggttctcctcccccttcccttcccttccatgGTCGTCTTTCCTCTACTGTCAGTAAGCACATGTAATATTCTAACAGTGCATGCACTCTTATGCTACAACGTAGCTGAGTTTTGGATTGGAAATACACGGGCAAAATAATCATCTATTACAGTTgaattttattttacttagagagtcagcacagtaacaggccactCCAGCCTAATGAACTTGCACTGCTCAAATACAACCCAAATGACAATCAACCTACTAAGCTGTATGTCGTTGGGATGTGGAAAGAAAccgggagcacctggaggaaacacacgcggTCAGAGGGCAAATATATAagctccttacagtcagcagcgggaattgaacctgggttgctaggACTGTAATTATGCTAACcccctacactactgtgctgccctcagCAAGGAATCGTCAATCTTAATGTACTTCAAAATATAAATTGCCCTACAGTGGTTAAAGGAGAAAACAGTAATAAAGACTCAAATTCTTAATCAAATATATATATTAAGTATGAACCCATGTGATTATTATCTTCGCTTGTAAGTGGGAAAGTAAATCTCTCTCCTTGTTAATTGTCCTGTTTAGGCCATGTATGCATTTAAATTCCTAATGTAAACAATTGTGTACTTAAAAAGTGCTCTAATAGAGTAAATTGTGTTAGATTTTCTTTCAGAATGACCACTGAACTACAATGTTATTTTGAACAATACAAGAAGGTTTGTGAAGAATCGTCTTTGGGACACAATGGAATTTGTCGCGATAACAAATTGAAAGAAGAAATCAGACAATGGTTAATAAAAAGTGGCGCACATTTGGCCTCCTTACTGTGGGTTGATGTGCATGAAATTATTGCCAAATCCTTGCAAAGGTCACATAATTACCCCAGTATTTTCAAGAAGCTGATTGGGGCTTTTGAATTATTGGAAATGGCTGCTGCCAACCTCTTTCAGTACCCATGGAGAAATGAATTCAAAACAATAAAGGTAAGTCtgctaataaattttattttgccgGCTGAGATGTCCTGCTTACACAGAATTTGAAGAGTTAAGTGCTCTAAGTGTTCAACAAAAGCATTATTTTCTAGTATGTTTTGTCTGTTGCAATACCTTTGTACAAACCAGAATGTCCATAGTTTTAATTGTGATGAATTTACAATACAGTACCTCCACTGGATCAACTTTCTGCTGTTGTCCTCCCCTCTACATCTCTCTATCACCCTCAACATCCTTGTCCAAAATCTTAATCAtatgtttttctcttttttaaaaaagacttTTTCAGGAGCCTATATGTACCACCTAAAACCTACAATCTGCAATGAAGACCTTGAAAGAATTTTTAAGAGAATGGGCTATCAGGTAAAGGATAATCTTGAACTTGAAGTGGGGGATCTTCCACAGGCTTCACAATTGATAAGTCTGGCGTTTAACTTCTTTGTTGCAAGAACTGAATGTGAAATCTTGTTAGAAGTGGTTGGAAAACTTGGCTACTGTAAGGTTTCAGTAGAAGAACTGCTTTTACAAAGAAAACTGATGACCAGTGTTGACACCTGTGTGGAAAGGCTAAACTGGACCTGTTCTGCTTCTGAGACCCAGAGAGAAAAGCAACTTCAAAGAAGACTTGCATCTGTCTCCAATGCAGAAGATATTTATATGGATTCAGGATCTAATCCTAGCGCAAATAATCAAACCAATCCTCCTTCTCAGCAT
This sequence is a window from Hemitrygon akajei chromosome 17, sHemAka1.3, whole genome shotgun sequence. Protein-coding genes within it:
- the spata2l gene encoding spermatogenesis associated 2-like; protein product: MTTELQCYFEQYKKVCEESSLGHNGICRDNKLKEEIRQWLIKSGAHLASLLWVDVHEIIAKSLQRSHNYPSIFKKLIGAFELLEMAAANLFQYPWRNEFKTIKTFSGAYMYHLKPTICNEDLERIFKRMGYQVKDNLELEVGDLPQASQLISLAFNFFVARTECEILLEVVGKLGYCKVSVEELLLQRKLMTSVDTCVERLNWTCSASETQREKQLQRRLASVSNAEDIYMDSGSNPSANNQTNPPSQHEYNRSTFPLAMNVEYRPSSNDQYKDETCSKHVTRIFGNEHIPPLNIEDNKFEESQDLHKTTAEFKSVGDPNTAGNVLDLKKYSKHNCLDSGESVRYCCDTCCTAHTISCNSMKACTGHVVRFFKAEDSVYPQQAEGACGNLAQSSHAGVLKIGLACVTCKALATYICCECGMCKCSYCGYQSILTCQKCDTLLEKLRS